A genomic stretch from Anoplopoma fimbria isolate UVic2021 breed Golden Eagle Sablefish chromosome 8, Afim_UVic_2022, whole genome shotgun sequence includes:
- the si:dkey-51e6.1 gene encoding 14 kDa phosphohistidine phosphatase: MSDTMLSVSSALTKATDTMADALAKIPVVEIDPEGTFKYILLRVKVKDGEVHKDIVRGTKSAEYHNHIFEKVNPAMEALGMECKCLGGGKIEHNSKEKKLKVFGESTAFGKADHSVSVEKLKSAYSDYEITWSDDKK, translated from the exons ATGAGTGACACCATGTTGTCTGTCTCCAGTGCTCTGACTAAAGCTACAGACACAATGGCAGACGCTCTGGCGAAAATCCCCGTTGTTGAGATCGATCCAGAGGGAACCTTTAAGTACATTCTGCTTAGAGTGAAAGTGAAAGATGGCGAAGTGCACAAAGACATAGTCCGGGGCACAAAAAGTGCAGAGTATCACA ATCATATATTTGAGAAGGTCAATCCAGCTATGGAGGCCTTGGGGATGGAGTGTAAATGCCTCGGAGGAGGGAAGATAGAGCAcaacagcaaagagaaaaaactgaaGGTGTTTGGAGAATCAACT GCGTTTGGTAAAGCAGACCATTCTGTGTCTGTAGAGAAGTTGAAGAGTGCCTACAGCGACTATGAGATCACCTGGTCCGATGACAAAAAGTGA